A genomic region of Papaver somniferum cultivar HN1 chromosome 7, ASM357369v1, whole genome shotgun sequence contains the following coding sequences:
- the LOC113296615 gene encoding GDSL esterase/lipase At1g71691-like isoform X1, with protein MAVFMESCFFISLCLTMFAGKSSGATVPAIYVFGDSLLDSGNNNFLQTHAKSNYTPYGIDLPGEPTGRFTNGATGGDFIAQLLGLPHPPAYLSLSEASRKITTTGINYASGGSGILSETGTILGDILTLDEQINYFNSTVTNDLPSILSSTLARSIFLISTGSNDYLNNYLQPQFSNISQTYPPQEFANLLLDTFEQQLTTIYKLGGRKFVVYGLGALGCLPIVIASANPKPTTLCVEDVNNLINIYNNGLPIMLQRLASRLQGFTFVQADLFSLGYDQFQDPVKFGYADGRTPCCDFGVSGMCIPGQNPCSDRDDRLFYDAIHPVQLVNYQFAGDCFSGNSRCTPINIKQLALKQS; from the exons ATGGCAGTTTTCATGGAGTCTTGCTTCTTCATATCTCTTTGTTTGACAATGTTTGCAGGAAAATCATCAGGTGCAACTGTACCAGCGATTTACGTTTTCGGCGACTCTCTTCTAGACAGTGGAAATAACAACTTCCTACAGACTCATGCGAAATCGAATTATACTCCTTACGGAATTGATCTCCCCGGTGAACCAACTGGCAGATTTACAAATGGTGCTACCGGAGGAGATTTCATAG CACAACTACTTGGCTTACCTCATCCACCAGCGTATTTGAGTCTGTCCGAGGCAAGTAGAAAAATCACAACCACTGGAATCAACTACGCCTCTGGTGGATCGGGAATTCTTTCAGAGACAGGAACCATATTG GGAGACATCTTAACTCTAGATGAACAAATCAACTACTTTAATAGCACAGTGACAAATGATTTGCCATCAATCCTCTCCTCTACCTTGGCTAGGTCTATCTTTCTTATTTCCACTGGTAGTAATGACTATCTCAACAACTATCTACAACCTCAGTTCTCCAACATTAGCCAAACTTATCCTCCTCAGGAATTTGCTAATCTACTGTTAGACACTTTTGAACAACAATTGACG ACTATTTACAAATTAGGAGGGAGAAAATTCGTAGTATATGGTCTGGGTGCTCTGGGATGTTTACCAATTGTGATAGCCAGTGCTAATCCAAAGCCGACAACTCTATGTGTAGAGGATGTAAACAATTTGATTAACATTTATAACAATGGACTTCCGATTATGTTACAGAGACTTGCCTCCCGCTTACAAGGCTTTACTTTCGTCCAAGCCGATCTTTTTTCACTTGGTTATGATCAGTTTCAAGATCCTGTTAAATTTG GATATGCCGATGGAAGAACACCGTGCTGTGATTTTGGTGTGTCGGGAATGTGTATACCTGGACAAAACCCATGTAGTGATAGAGATGATCGTCTTTTCTATGACGCAATTCATCCGGTTCAACTAGTGAACTACCAATTCGCAGGAGATTGCTTCTCTGGTAACTCAAGGTGCACCCCGATAAACATTAAACAATTAGCATTGAAGCAGTCATGA
- the LOC113296615 gene encoding GDSL esterase/lipase At1g71691-like isoform X2: MAVFMESCFFISLCLTMFAGKSSGATVPAIYVFGDSLLDSGNNNFLQTHAKSNYTPYGIDLPGEPTGRFTNGATGGDFIAQLLGLPHPPAYLSLSEASRKITTTGINYASGGSGILSETGTILGDILTLDEQINYFNSTVTNDLPSILSSTLARSIFLISTGSNDYLNNYLQPQFSNISQTYPPQEFANLLLDTFEQQLTRLASRLQGFTFVQADLFSLGYDQFQDPVKFGYADGRTPCCDFGVSGMCIPGQNPCSDRDDRLFYDAIHPVQLVNYQFAGDCFSGNSRCTPINIKQLALKQS, from the exons ATGGCAGTTTTCATGGAGTCTTGCTTCTTCATATCTCTTTGTTTGACAATGTTTGCAGGAAAATCATCAGGTGCAACTGTACCAGCGATTTACGTTTTCGGCGACTCTCTTCTAGACAGTGGAAATAACAACTTCCTACAGACTCATGCGAAATCGAATTATACTCCTTACGGAATTGATCTCCCCGGTGAACCAACTGGCAGATTTACAAATGGTGCTACCGGAGGAGATTTCATAG CACAACTACTTGGCTTACCTCATCCACCAGCGTATTTGAGTCTGTCCGAGGCAAGTAGAAAAATCACAACCACTGGAATCAACTACGCCTCTGGTGGATCGGGAATTCTTTCAGAGACAGGAACCATATTG GGAGACATCTTAACTCTAGATGAACAAATCAACTACTTTAATAGCACAGTGACAAATGATTTGCCATCAATCCTCTCCTCTACCTTGGCTAGGTCTATCTTTCTTATTTCCACTGGTAGTAATGACTATCTCAACAACTATCTACAACCTCAGTTCTCCAACATTAGCCAAACTTATCCTCCTCAGGAATTTGCTAATCTACTGTTAGACACTTTTGAACAACAATTGACG AGACTTGCCTCCCGCTTACAAGGCTTTACTTTCGTCCAAGCCGATCTTTTTTCACTTGGTTATGATCAGTTTCAAGATCCTGTTAAATTTG GATATGCCGATGGAAGAACACCGTGCTGTGATTTTGGTGTGTCGGGAATGTGTATACCTGGACAAAACCCATGTAGTGATAGAGATGATCGTCTTTTCTATGACGCAATTCATCCGGTTCAACTAGTGAACTACCAATTCGCAGGAGATTGCTTCTCTGGTAACTCAAGGTGCACCCCGATAAACATTAAACAATTAGCATTGAAGCAGTCATGA
- the LOC113294289 gene encoding RGG repeats nuclear RNA binding protein A-like has translation MADGLYNEPCSRWRMVAVVMLVVDGSKQLLALVVETSGAEMGFYQQMGNCRRCRDREARQGTGGVGVYRSLNNFSAPKISHPSLVKEKTKNAAPAAQLPSKPLSPAEYVRTEGRGTGRGTGGRGTGRGTGGRGTGRGGHGDNYQTDSTTNGGNADWKVVRYGHGDGKGKGASVSNGGNADWKNKDGRGGGRGNGNRGYSKNENIKTSDVPTEEEEEDKEMSLAEFEKVRLEKKKALNAVKSEERKVVALENEFKDMKILGKKKEEELSSIKLQKSGKGKLKKKESLAEEKARKSMLLQEFLKPVEQEKSDNSGKGSDNGAQGHRTGLSREGSSEQPKKEIKRATQFR, from the exons ATGGCTGATGGTTTGTATAATGAACCGTGCAGTAGATGGAGGATGGTTGCAGTGGTGATGCTGGTTGTCGATGGTTCTAAACAGTTGCTGGCATTG GTGGTTGAAACCAGTGGTGCTGAGATGGGTTTCTACCAACAAATGGGTAACTGCAGAAGATGCCGAGATAGAGAAGCGAGACAAGGGACTGGTGGTGTTGGAGTTTATCGAAGTTTAAATAATT TCTCTGCGCCTAAAATTTCACATCCTTCTCTAGTAAAGGAGAAAACCAAGAACGCTGCTCCTGCTGCTCAGCTTCCTTCTAAGCCTCTGTCACCTGCAGAATACG TGAGAACTGAAGGTCGAGGTACAGGAAGAGGTACTGGAGGTCGAGGTACAGGAAGAGGAACTGGAGGTCGAGGAACAGGACGAGGAGGTCATGGGGATAACTACCAGACAGATTCCACTACTAATGGTGGTAATGCTGATTGGAAAGTTGTTAGATATGGTCATGGAGATGGTAAAGGAAAGGGGGCTTCAGTTAGTAATGGTGGTAATGCTGATTGGAAAAATAAAGATGGCCGTGGAGGCGGTAGAGGAAACGGAAATAGGGGGTATTCTAAGAATGAGAATATAAAGACTTCAGACGTCCCgacggaagaagaagaagaagacaaagaaaTGTCGCTTGCTGAATTTGAAAAGGTCAGGCTTGAAAAGAAGAAGGCTTTAAACGCAGTAAAAAGTGAAGAGAGGAAAGTTGTTGCTCTTGAAAACGAATTTAAAGATATGAAAATACTTGGAAAAAAGAAAGAGGAAGAGCTTTCTTCTATCAAGCTACAGAAATCTGGCAAAGGGAAGCTTAAAAAGAAGGAAAGCCTTGCAGAGGAAAAGGCTCGCAAG TCAATGTTACTACAAGAATTTCTGAAGCCAGTTGAGCAGGAGAAGAGTGATAACAGTGGCAAAGGTTCTGATAACGGTGCTCAGGGACATCGTACCGGCCTATCTAGGGAAGGTTCTTCAGAGCAACCAAAAAAGGAGATTAAACGCGCCACCCAATTTCGTTGA
- the LOC113296615 gene encoding GDSL esterase/lipase At4g16230-like isoform X3, translating to MAVFMESCFFISLCLTMFAGKSSGATVPAIYVFGDSLLDSGNNNFLQTHAKSNYTPYGIDLPGEPTGRFTNGATGGDFIAQLLGLPHPPAYLSLSEASRKITTTGINYASGGSGILSETGTILTIYKLGGRKFVVYGLGALGCLPIVIASANPKPTTLCVEDVNNLINIYNNGLPIMLQRLASRLQGFTFVQADLFSLGYDQFQDPVKFGYADGRTPCCDFGVSGMCIPGQNPCSDRDDRLFYDAIHPVQLVNYQFAGDCFSGNSRCTPINIKQLALKQS from the exons ATGGCAGTTTTCATGGAGTCTTGCTTCTTCATATCTCTTTGTTTGACAATGTTTGCAGGAAAATCATCAGGTGCAACTGTACCAGCGATTTACGTTTTCGGCGACTCTCTTCTAGACAGTGGAAATAACAACTTCCTACAGACTCATGCGAAATCGAATTATACTCCTTACGGAATTGATCTCCCCGGTGAACCAACTGGCAGATTTACAAATGGTGCTACCGGAGGAGATTTCATAG CACAACTACTTGGCTTACCTCATCCACCAGCGTATTTGAGTCTGTCCGAGGCAAGTAGAAAAATCACAACCACTGGAATCAACTACGCCTCTGGTGGATCGGGAATTCTTTCAGAGACAGGAACCATATTG ACTATTTACAAATTAGGAGGGAGAAAATTCGTAGTATATGGTCTGGGTGCTCTGGGATGTTTACCAATTGTGATAGCCAGTGCTAATCCAAAGCCGACAACTCTATGTGTAGAGGATGTAAACAATTTGATTAACATTTATAACAATGGACTTCCGATTATGTTACAGAGACTTGCCTCCCGCTTACAAGGCTTTACTTTCGTCCAAGCCGATCTTTTTTCACTTGGTTATGATCAGTTTCAAGATCCTGTTAAATTTG GATATGCCGATGGAAGAACACCGTGCTGTGATTTTGGTGTGTCGGGAATGTGTATACCTGGACAAAACCCATGTAGTGATAGAGATGATCGTCTTTTCTATGACGCAATTCATCCGGTTCAACTAGTGAACTACCAATTCGCAGGAGATTGCTTCTCTGGTAACTCAAGGTGCACCCCGATAAACATTAAACAATTAGCATTGAAGCAGTCATGA